Proteins co-encoded in one Stutzerimonas stutzeri genomic window:
- a CDS encoding DNA cytosine methyltransferase — translation MNELALFAGAGGGILGGHLLGWRTVCAVERDAYAAQVLAQRQNDGCLPAFPIWSDVCSFDGRPWRGLVDVVSGGFPCQDISASGPGTGIEGPRSGLWKQMARIISEVRPPLVELENSPLLVGRGLAVVLGDLTELGYDAQWLCLSARELGAPHTRHRAWLVGRDVSNPLSGNVQRIIGESAYPGGWSDSPSQSFGLLGRARWEEWPAEPRVCRVAHGLAHRVDRNRALGNGQVPRVEAAAFLLLTGQE, via the coding sequence ATGAATGAGTTGGCTCTTTTCGCGGGCGCTGGTGGAGGAATTCTCGGCGGCCACCTCTTGGGATGGCGCACCGTCTGCGCCGTTGAGCGTGATGCCTACGCAGCACAAGTTCTGGCGCAACGACAAAACGATGGATGCCTCCCAGCTTTCCCGATTTGGTCTGACGTGTGCAGTTTTGACGGAAGGCCGTGGCGAGGCCTTGTTGACGTGGTTTCGGGCGGGTTTCCGTGCCAAGACATCTCAGCGAGCGGGCCCGGTACCGGCATTGAAGGACCGAGGTCAGGCCTATGGAAGCAAATGGCGCGAATCATCAGTGAGGTACGACCTCCCCTCGTCGAACTGGAGAACTCACCGCTGCTTGTGGGACGAGGTCTTGCCGTGGTCCTCGGCGATCTTACCGAACTGGGGTATGACGCGCAGTGGCTATGTCTTTCAGCACGCGAACTCGGCGCGCCTCACACACGCCATCGCGCCTGGCTGGTCGGGAGAGACGTTTCCAACCCCCTCAGTGGCAATGTGCAAAGGATCATCGGCGAAAGCGCTTACCCGGGTGGATGGTCGGACTCGCCTTCGCAATCGTTTGGACTACTGGGTAGAGCGAGATGGGAAGAATGGCCGGCTGAACCCCGAGTTTGTCGAGTGGCTCATGGGCTGGCCCATAGGGTGGACCGCAATCGA
- a CDS encoding phosphohydrolase has product MSWILTHTGKRFDLLAPRAELISTIDIAHALAHVCRFNGHTRHHYSVAQHSLLVASIVPAEHQLAALLHDATEAYVGDMVRPLKALLHDATEAYVGDMVRPLKALLPDYSEIEHGIWLAVCDRFNIDSTLPTSIYQADMIALATERRDLMPEHAESWPCLAGVKPLPATLPRWTSEHACIQYHGKLLELMHATHRSQALSTWERVDEAHTGAAAPQCM; this is encoded by the coding sequence ATGAGCTGGATACTCACCCACACCGGCAAGCGCTTCGACCTGCTGGCCCCGCGCGCGGAGCTGATCAGCACCATCGACATCGCCCACGCCCTGGCGCACGTCTGCCGCTTCAACGGCCACACTCGGCACCATTACTCGGTCGCGCAGCACAGCCTGCTGGTGGCCAGCATTGTCCCGGCCGAGCACCAACTCGCCGCGCTGCTGCACGACGCCACCGAGGCCTATGTCGGCGACATGGTGCGCCCGCTCAAGGCGCTGCTGCACGACGCCACCGAGGCCTATGTCGGCGACATGGTGCGCCCGCTCAAGGCGCTGCTGCCTGACTACAGCGAGATCGAGCACGGTATCTGGCTGGCCGTCTGCGACCGCTTCAACATCGACTCAACCCTGCCAACCAGCATCTACCAGGCCGACATGATCGCCCTCGCCACCGAGCGCCGCGACCTCATGCCCGAACACGCCGAAAGCTGGCCCTGCCTCGCCGGCGTCAAGCCACTACCGGCGACCCTGCCTCGCTGGACCAGCGAACACGCCTGCATTCAGTACCACGGCAAACTGCTGGAGCTGATGCACGCCACCCACCGAAGCCAGGCGCTCAGCACCTGGGAACGCGTGGACGAAGCCCACACCGGCGCGGCTGCGCCGCAGTGCATGTGA